The following are encoded together in the Defluviitalea raffinosedens genome:
- the mutL gene encoding DNA mismatch repair endonuclease MutL, with translation MNPIHKLDEHTINKIAAGEVVERPASVVKELIENSIDARASAITVEIKDGGISLIRITDNGVGIPKDQVTTAFLRHTTSKIYKVEDLNHIDSLGFRGEALASIAAVSQLEMITKVVGDVTGKRVEIHGGQLKAEQEIGCPEGTTLIVKNLFYNVPARKKFLKKPSTEGSYISDIVYKTALGHPEVSFKYINNNSIVFHTSGNNDLRNAVFNVYGKEVIKKMISIEEKNNNLKITGLIGKPEVNRANRSYENFYINGRYIKSKILESAVEEAYKTLLPINKFPVVVLHIYIDPNKIDVNVHPTKVEVRFRDEEEIYYFVVESIRKNLKQEDLIPKVTWETPKKEKLFQTEVIQGKLPEPFEIKRNISFSEETIKQEPSKDFTKDTLGDIKESNDGYTPKAPSHSDEILKVKEDISAISINNEKEALSEPKSIPKHYTIIGQVFKTYWIVEQEGMMYVVDQHAAHERILYEKFMNSFKSGNIHSQTLLQPLVINVSPKEKEVIEDNRQLFADFGFEIEEFGDLSYVIRALPMLFDGPVDSGFFLDIVDAFLNDEHIQNAYDMKLNTIATFSCKSAVKAKDKLSYAESRALIEELFTLENPYTCPHGRPTIISMSQYELEKKFKRVQ, from the coding sequence TTGAATCCAATACACAAATTGGACGAGCATACCATTAATAAGATTGCTGCAGGGGAAGTGGTTGAAAGACCAGCTTCTGTAGTGAAGGAACTTATAGAAAATTCAATAGATGCTCGGGCCAGTGCAATTACTGTAGAGATTAAAGACGGGGGGATCTCCCTTATTCGAATTACCGATAATGGCGTAGGGATTCCTAAAGATCAAGTCACTACTGCTTTTTTAAGACATACGACCAGCAAGATTTATAAAGTGGAAGATTTAAATCATATCGATTCTCTGGGATTCAGAGGAGAAGCTTTAGCAAGCATTGCTGCCGTATCACAGTTAGAAATGATTACAAAGGTTGTAGGTGATGTCACTGGCAAACGAGTTGAAATCCATGGAGGACAATTGAAAGCAGAACAGGAAATAGGATGTCCTGAAGGCACTACATTGATTGTAAAAAATTTATTCTACAATGTGCCTGCCAGAAAAAAGTTCTTAAAGAAGCCTTCTACGGAAGGGTCCTATATTAGCGATATTGTTTATAAAACTGCTCTTGGACATCCGGAAGTATCCTTTAAATATATTAACAATAACTCGATTGTATTTCATACCTCAGGAAACAATGATTTAAGAAATGCTGTTTTTAATGTATATGGAAAAGAAGTCATAAAAAAGATGATTTCAATTGAAGAGAAGAATAATAACTTAAAAATAACAGGATTAATAGGTAAACCCGAGGTGAATCGTGCCAACAGGTCATACGAGAATTTCTACATCAACGGACGATACATTAAAAGTAAAATCCTTGAGTCTGCAGTGGAAGAAGCCTATAAAACTCTTCTTCCCATTAATAAATTTCCTGTGGTGGTTCTTCATATTTATATTGATCCGAATAAAATCGATGTGAATGTGCATCCTACCAAAGTGGAAGTACGTTTTCGTGATGAGGAAGAGATTTATTATTTTGTTGTGGAATCGATTCGAAAGAATTTAAAACAGGAAGATTTGATTCCAAAAGTGACTTGGGAAACTCCTAAAAAAGAAAAACTATTTCAAACTGAGGTTATACAGGGAAAACTGCCTGAACCCTTTGAGATTAAAAGAAATATTTCATTTTCTGAGGAGACTATAAAGCAAGAACCATCTAAAGATTTTACAAAAGATACATTAGGTGATATAAAAGAGTCCAATGATGGATATACTCCTAAAGCCCCTTCTCATTCAGACGAGATCTTGAAAGTTAAAGAAGACATATCTGCTATAAGTATAAATAATGAAAAAGAAGCTTTATCGGAACCAAAGTCTATTCCAAAACATTATACCATTATAGGGCAGGTTTTTAAAACTTATTGGATCGTAGAACAAGAGGGAATGATGTATGTTGTGGACCAGCATGCCGCCCATGAAAGAATACTTTATGAGAAGTTTATGAACAGTTTTAAATCAGGTAATATTCATTCTCAAACTTTGCTTCAGCCTCTGGTAATTAATGTTTCGCCCAAGGAAAAAGAAGTTATAGAAGACAACAGACAATTGTTTGCAGATTTTGGATTTGAAATCGAAGAATTTGGGGACTTGAGTTACGTAATTCGTGCCCTGCCTATGCTATTTGACGGTCCTGTGGACAGTGGGTTTTTCTTGGATATAGTAGATGCGTTTTTAAATGATGAACACATTCAAAATGCCTATGATATGAAGTTAAATACCATTGCAACTTTTTCCTGTAAAAGTGCTGTAAAAGCCAAGGATAAGCTAAGTTATGCAGAGAGCAGGGCTTTGATTGAAGAGCTATTTACCCTTGAAAATCCCTATACATGTCCCCACGGAAGACCAACGATCATATCGATGAGCCAATATGAACTGGAAAAAAAGTTTAAGAGGGTTCAGTAA
- the mutS gene encoding DNA mismatch repair protein MutS: MMQQYLETKKKCEGCLLFFRLGDFYEMFFEDALTASRELEITLTGRDCGLEERAPMCGVPYHSAETYINKLVEKGYKVAICEQVEDPKAAKGIVKREIIRIVTPGTLIDTNVLEEGKNNYLMSIYSDTNSYGIAVVDITTGEFRVTEIVGSGIQKKLMEEIAKYNPAELICNKDFTNFQSLIEEIKNRFHTFINEYNEWSFDYETAYKRLCEHFHVHHLDGLGLKEFSSGISASGALLEYLNDTQKVNLGHVVEITPYYIEEYMRLDISSRRNLELTETLREKSRKGSLLWVLDRTKTAMGARLLRKWLEQPLLDVKQIRKRLDGVEEFKNNAILREELKELLNGIYDLERLMSKVIYGTVNGRDLIALKNSISLLPHIRTLLSECSSQYQKEICNQLDTLEDIYALIDRAIIDEPPVSIREGDIIKEGYHPEVDRLRKAKREGKQWIAALESEEKEKTGIKNLKIKYNKVFGYFIEITKSNFDSVPDRYIRKQTLANAERYITPELKELEETVLGAEEKVMELEYQLFVEVREHISGEVERIQRAAKQIAVIDVLQSLGEVADKQNYVKPVVTEKDTIDIKNGRHPVVEKMMPMEQFISNDTYLDENENRLAIITGPNMAGKSTYMRQVALIVLMAQIGSFIPAESAEIGIVDRIFTRVGASDDLASGQSTFMVEMSEVANILHNATHKSLLILDEIGRGTSTFDGLSIAWAVIEYISDKSKIGAKTLFATHYHELTELEGKLSGVKNYCIDVMEKGDNIIFLRKIKRGGADHSYGIQVAKLAGLPGEVIDRAKIILSQLEEADINKPAQNITVQDPKAKKENAHPTQLDLFSTAQNEFIQDIANIDVLNMTPMDAMQKLYDMIKKAKTLI; this comes from the coding sequence ATGATGCAGCAGTATTTAGAGACAAAGAAAAAATGTGAAGGCTGCCTTTTATTTTTTCGTTTAGGAGACTTTTATGAAATGTTCTTTGAAGATGCCCTTACGGCGTCCAGAGAATTAGAAATTACTTTAACAGGAAGAGACTGTGGATTGGAGGAACGGGCACCTATGTGCGGCGTTCCTTATCATTCTGCAGAAACTTATATCAATAAACTTGTGGAAAAAGGATATAAGGTTGCAATTTGTGAGCAGGTAGAAGACCCAAAAGCAGCAAAAGGAATTGTCAAAAGGGAAATCATAAGAATTGTAACTCCAGGTACATTAATAGATACCAACGTATTAGAGGAAGGAAAAAATAATTATTTAATGAGCATTTACTCAGATACGAATTCTTATGGAATTGCAGTGGTGGATATTACAACAGGAGAATTTCGGGTAACTGAAATCGTTGGCAGTGGTATTCAAAAGAAACTTATGGAAGAGATCGCTAAATACAATCCTGCAGAATTAATTTGTAATAAAGATTTTACAAACTTTCAAAGTTTAATCGAGGAAATTAAAAACAGATTCCATACATTTATTAATGAATATAATGAATGGAGTTTTGATTACGAAACGGCGTACAAAAGGTTGTGTGAACATTTTCATGTCCATCACCTGGATGGGTTGGGATTAAAAGAATTCTCCTCTGGAATCTCAGCATCCGGTGCTTTATTAGAATATTTAAATGATACACAGAAAGTGAATTTAGGCCATGTTGTAGAGATTACACCATATTATATCGAAGAATATATGCGGCTGGATATTTCCTCAAGAAGAAATCTAGAATTAACAGAAACCCTAAGAGAAAAATCCAGAAAAGGTTCGCTCCTTTGGGTACTGGATCGAACCAAAACAGCTATGGGGGCAAGACTTCTTAGAAAATGGCTGGAACAGCCTCTTTTGGATGTCAAGCAAATAAGAAAACGCTTAGATGGCGTAGAGGAATTTAAAAATAATGCTATTCTTAGAGAAGAATTAAAAGAGCTTTTAAACGGAATATATGATCTGGAAAGATTAATGAGCAAGGTGATCTATGGAACTGTCAACGGACGGGATTTAATTGCTTTAAAAAATTCTATTTCATTACTGCCCCATATTAGAACATTGCTTTCTGAATGCAGCTCACAGTATCAAAAAGAAATATGCAATCAATTGGATACATTAGAGGATATATACGCGCTCATAGACCGGGCGATTATTGATGAACCGCCTGTTTCTATCCGAGAGGGGGATATCATCAAAGAAGGCTATCATCCGGAAGTGGACAGGCTTAGAAAAGCGAAAAGAGAAGGCAAGCAGTGGATTGCGGCATTAGAAAGCGAAGAAAAAGAAAAAACCGGGATTAAAAACTTAAAGATCAAATATAATAAAGTTTTCGGTTACTTTATTGAAATAACAAAATCTAATTTTGATTCGGTTCCTGACCGATACATTAGAAAGCAAACTTTGGCCAATGCGGAACGATACATTACGCCAGAATTAAAAGAACTAGAAGAAACCGTCCTGGGTGCAGAAGAAAAAGTAATGGAACTGGAATATCAGCTTTTTGTTGAAGTAAGAGAACATATCAGTGGTGAAGTAGAGAGAATTCAAAGAGCAGCCAAGCAAATTGCTGTGATTGATGTTCTTCAGTCTCTGGGAGAAGTAGCAGATAAGCAGAACTATGTAAAACCAGTAGTCACTGAAAAAGATACGATTGACATCAAGAACGGCAGGCATCCGGTTGTAGAAAAAATGATGCCAATGGAACAGTTTATTTCCAATGATACCTATTTAGATGAGAATGAGAATAGATTGGCAATCATTACAGGTCCCAATATGGCCGGGAAATCCACTTATATGAGGCAAGTTGCATTGATTGTATTAATGGCACAGATTGGGAGTTTTATTCCTGCGGAAAGTGCAGAAATAGGGATTGTAGACCGAATCTTTACCCGAGTTGGCGCTTCTGATGATTTAGCTTCAGGACAAAGTACTTTTATGGTGGAAATGTCCGAAGTGGCCAATATCCTTCATAATGCAACCCATAAAAGCCTTCTGATACTGGATGAAATCGGCAGAGGAACCAGTACATTCGATGGATTAAGCATTGCCTGGGCAGTGATCGAATATATCAGTGATAAGAGTAAAATAGGTGCCAAAACTTTATTTGCCACCCACTATCATGAGCTTACTGAGTTAGAAGGGAAACTGTCAGGAGTAAAAAATTACTGTATTGATGTAATGGAAAAAGGAGACAATATCATTTTCCTGAGAAAGATCAAGCGTGGAGGAGCGGACCACAGTTACGGGATTCAGGTGGCAAAATTAGCAGGACTGCCGGGTGAAGTTATCGATAGAGCCAAAATTATATTATCCCAATTGGAAGAAGCAGATATCAATAAACCTGCACAAAATATCACAGTTCAAGATCCAAAAGCCAAAAAGGAGAATGCTCATCCGACTCAACTGGATTTATTTTCAACTGCTCAAAATGAATTTATCCAGGATATAGCAAATATCGATGTATTGAATATGACACCTATGGATGCTATGCAAAAACTCTATGATATGATAAAAAAAGCCAAGACACTGATCTAA
- the miaB gene encoding tRNA (N6-isopentenyl adenosine(37)-C2)-methylthiotransferase MiaB, giving the protein MSKRPTPCIVTSEEALRQEEIIKQLRNDNDLIKARTGKQKYYYISTFGCQMNAHDSEKLEGMLEQIGYMKAEEEEKADFIIYNTCCVRENAEQKVYGKLGYLKHLKDKNEDLIIAMCGCMMQQEEVLNTIRTKYKHVDIIFGTFNLYKMPELLQTYLETKRTVIDIWKEHKEIVEDLPSIRKHKFKASVNIMYGCNNFCTYCIVPYVRGRERSRKPEDILKEIEDLVADGVKEIMLLGQNVNSYGKTLEDKVTFAQLIRKVNEIEGLKRIRFMTSHPKDLSDELIEAMRDCDKVCKSLHLPFQAGSTKILKAMNRRYTKEQYLDLAKKIQREIPNIALTTDIIVGFPGETEEDFEDTLDIVRQVQFSGAYTFIYSKRTGTPAAVMEEQVPEEVSSRRFNKLQEVLRPIITEKSQALHGKTLEILVEDLSKNDEKLLTGRTESGHLVHFEGDSSLIGEFINVEITEAKTYYLIGQRV; this is encoded by the coding sequence ATGAGTAAAAGACCGACACCATGTATCGTGACATCTGAGGAAGCACTACGACAAGAGGAAATCATTAAGCAATTAAGGAATGATAATGATCTTATTAAAGCAAGAACAGGAAAGCAAAAGTATTATTATATTTCTACCTTTGGCTGCCAAATGAACGCTCACGATTCAGAAAAATTAGAGGGGATGTTGGAGCAAATTGGCTATATGAAAGCTGAAGAAGAAGAAAAAGCAGATTTTATCATATACAATACTTGTTGTGTAAGAGAAAACGCAGAGCAAAAAGTATATGGTAAACTGGGCTATCTAAAGCATCTAAAAGACAAGAATGAAGATCTGATTATTGCCATGTGCGGTTGCATGATGCAGCAGGAAGAGGTTCTAAATACCATCAGGACAAAGTATAAACATGTTGATATCATTTTTGGTACATTTAATTTGTATAAAATGCCGGAACTTCTTCAAACCTATTTAGAGACTAAGCGAACTGTCATTGATATTTGGAAAGAGCATAAGGAAATTGTTGAAGATCTCCCCAGCATAAGAAAGCATAAATTTAAAGCCAGTGTCAATATTATGTACGGGTGTAATAATTTCTGTACCTATTGTATTGTTCCTTATGTCAGAGGAAGAGAAAGAAGCCGTAAGCCAGAAGATATTCTAAAAGAAATCGAAGATTTGGTGGCAGATGGCGTGAAAGAAATCATGCTCCTCGGACAGAATGTTAATTCCTATGGAAAGACTTTAGAAGATAAAGTAACGTTTGCACAACTTATTAGAAAAGTCAATGAGATAGAAGGATTAAAACGTATAAGATTTATGACATCTCATCCAAAAGACCTTTCCGATGAGCTTATTGAAGCTATGAGAGATTGTGACAAGGTATGCAAATCTTTACATCTTCCATTCCAGGCAGGCAGTACCAAGATTCTTAAAGCCATGAATAGAAGATATACAAAAGAGCAGTATCTTGATTTGGCGAAAAAAATTCAGCGTGAAATTCCTAATATTGCTTTGACAACAGATATCATTGTAGGCTTTCCGGGAGAAACAGAGGAAGATTTTGAAGATACACTGGATATTGTAAGACAAGTTCAATTCAGTGGAGCCTATACTTTTATATATTCCAAACGAACGGGTACCCCTGCAGCGGTAATGGAAGAACAGGTTCCTGAAGAGGTTTCAAGCAGGAGATTTAACAAACTCCAGGAAGTGCTTCGTCCTATTATTACTGAAAAAAGTCAGGCATTGCATGGTAAAACTCTCGAAATATTAGTTGAAGACTTAAGTAAAAATGATGAGAAATTGCTTACCGGACGTACTGAGTCTGGTCATTTGGTTCATTTTGAAGGGGATTCGTCATTAATCGGAGAATTTATCAATGTAGAGATTACAGAAGCTAAAACTTACTATTTAATTGGTCAAAGAGTATAA
- a CDS encoding fructose-1,6-bisphosphatase — MSYTDQDLKYLELLSTKYPTIASACKEIINLKAILNLPKGTEHFLTDIHGEYEAFNHVLKNGSGVIKQKINEIFGNTLSQKDIKSLSTLIYYPEQKLEIILKEEQNIEDWFKITLYRLVEICRYVSSKYTRSKVRKALPEDFSYIIEELLHEQSDRQDKEEYYSEIIKTIISVGRAKEFIIALSKLIQRLVIDRLHIIGDIYDRGPGAHLIMDTLMNYHSVDIQWGNHDIVWMGAAAGSEACIANVLRICCRYSNLDTVEDGYGINILPLATFAMEHYKDDECLAFMPKAIDQDANEKDAKLIAKMHKAIAMIQFKLEGEIIKRRPYFNMDERLLLHKIDYKEGVITLNGKTYKLKDTYFPTIDPSNPYQLMPEEKELIEKLKSSFLNSEKLQSHVRFLLSNGSMYLKYNSNLLYHGCIPLNKDKTFKKVKLDASGKEYSGKSLLDRLDVLVREAYFNKNDPEAKLYGMDIIWYLWNGSDSPLYGKDKMAVFERYFIEEKETHIERKFYYYELMDEKVCNMIFEDFGLDPKTSHIINGHVPVRIKKGESPIRANGKLLVIDGGFSKAYQAYTGIAGYTLIYNSYGLLLVSHEPFESTIKAIQEEKDILSTYEILEQEAERKRVKDTDNGKKLFAQICDIEMLLDAYRKGLIKEKLAKQVV; from the coding sequence ATGTCTTATACAGATCAAGATTTAAAATATTTAGAACTTCTATCAACCAAGTATCCGACCATTGCATCTGCATGCAAAGAAATAATTAATTTGAAAGCCATTCTAAATCTTCCCAAAGGCACAGAACATTTCTTAACGGATATTCACGGAGAGTATGAAGCATTTAATCATGTTTTAAAAAATGGTTCAGGGGTTATAAAACAAAAAATTAATGAGATATTCGGAAATACTTTAAGTCAAAAGGATATAAAAAGTCTTTCAACACTGATCTATTATCCTGAGCAAAAACTAGAAATCATTTTAAAAGAGGAGCAAAATATTGAAGACTGGTTCAAAATTACTTTATACAGGCTGGTTGAAATTTGCAGATACGTGTCATCAAAATATACCCGCTCAAAAGTAAGAAAAGCGCTGCCTGAGGATTTTTCGTATATCATAGAAGAACTTTTACATGAGCAATCCGACAGACAGGATAAGGAAGAGTATTACAGTGAAATCATCAAAACCATCATATCCGTGGGAAGGGCCAAAGAATTTATCATTGCTTTATCTAAGCTGATTCAGAGATTGGTGATCGACAGGTTACATATTATCGGTGATATATATGACAGAGGCCCGGGAGCCCATCTTATAATGGATACCTTGATGAATTATCATTCTGTAGATATCCAATGGGGCAACCATGATATCGTTTGGATGGGGGCAGCAGCAGGAAGCGAAGCATGTATTGCCAATGTTCTTAGAATATGTTGCAGATATTCCAATTTAGATACAGTTGAAGACGGTTATGGTATTAACATACTGCCTTTGGCTACGTTTGCTATGGAGCATTATAAAGATGACGAATGTTTAGCCTTCATGCCTAAAGCTATTGATCAAGATGCCAATGAAAAAGATGCTAAACTGATTGCAAAAATGCATAAAGCGATTGCAATGATTCAATTTAAGCTGGAAGGAGAAATCATTAAAAGGCGCCCATATTTTAATATGGATGAGAGACTTTTGCTCCATAAAATCGATTATAAAGAAGGGGTAATTACGCTAAACGGTAAAACGTATAAATTAAAAGATACTTATTTTCCGACAATTGACCCCAGTAATCCTTATCAACTGATGCCTGAAGAAAAAGAACTGATTGAGAAGCTTAAATCTTCTTTTCTAAATAGTGAAAAGCTTCAAAGCCATGTAAGGTTTCTTCTTTCTAATGGAAGTATGTATCTAAAGTATAATTCTAATTTATTATATCATGGCTGTATTCCTTTAAATAAAGACAAAACCTTTAAAAAAGTAAAATTAGATGCCTCAGGAAAAGAATACAGCGGTAAAAGTCTGTTAGACCGGCTGGATGTTTTGGTACGAGAAGCTTATTTTAATAAAAATGATCCAGAAGCCAAATTATACGGTATGGATATCATATGGTATTTATGGAATGGAAGCGATTCTCCTCTATATGGAAAGGATAAAATGGCAGTATTTGAAAGATATTTTATAGAAGAGAAGGAAACTCATATAGAGAGAAAATTTTATTACTACGAACTAATGGATGAGAAAGTTTGCAATATGATTTTTGAAGATTTTGGGCTTGATCCCAAAACGTCGCATATCATAAACGGCCATGTACCTGTGCGTATTAAAAAAGGCGAAAGTCCCATAAGAGCCAATGGAAAACTTTTGGTCATAGATGGAGGTTTTTCAAAGGCTTATCAGGCTTATACAGGCATTGCCGGCTATACACTCATATATAATTCATATGGCCTTCTATTGGTATCCCATGAACCTTTCGAATCTACGATTAAGGCGATTCAAGAAGAAAAAGATATTCTTTCTACTTATGAAATCTTGGAACAGGAAGCAGAAAGGAAAAGAGTCAAAGATACAGATAACGGAAAAAAATTATTTGCACAAATCTGTGATATTGAAATGCTTTTAGATGCATACCGCAAGGGACTTATTAAAGAGAAACTGGCAAAACAGGTAGTGTGA
- a CDS encoding CBS and ACT domain-containing protein produces MYVKNRMNTNVITITEDASISKAFNLMMEHGYSQLPVVRDGKLVGLVTEKVLTEVSPSKATSLSVYEINYLLSKTKVKDIMITDVITVNPDMLIEEAAVILRSNDIGSLPVVIDNNELVGILTRTDIFDAFIEFLGANDPGTRISLEVKDELGTLADIASIIKQYGINIQHVSNYSVKEGQSEIIIRLNTTDVDDLIASLQNRGYNILSIIKK; encoded by the coding sequence ATGTATGTTAAAAACAGAATGAATACCAATGTAATTACGATCACCGAAGATGCTTCTATTTCTAAGGCATTTAATTTAATGATGGAACATGGCTATTCTCAGCTTCCTGTAGTTAGAGACGGCAAATTAGTTGGCCTTGTTACAGAAAAAGTTCTTACTGAAGTTAGCCCATCCAAAGCCACTTCTTTAAGTGTCTATGAAATAAATTATCTTCTTTCAAAAACAAAGGTTAAAGATATAATGATTACTGACGTAATTACAGTAAATCCGGATATGCTCATTGAAGAAGCAGCTGTTATATTAAGAAGTAACGATATAGGTTCCCTTCCGGTTGTTATAGATAACAATGAACTTGTTGGAATCTTAACCCGTACAGACATATTTGATGCCTTTATTGAGTTCCTTGGAGCCAATGATCCTGGAACCAGAATTTCTCTTGAAGTAAAAGATGAATTAGGTACCTTAGCAGATATTGCAAGTATTATTAAGCAATACGGTATCAATATTCAACACGTCAGCAATTATTCTGTAAAAGAAGGTCAAAGTGAAATCATTATTCGTTTGAATACAACGGATGTCGATGATTTGATTGCTTCCTTGCAAAATCGAGGATATAATATTTTATCAATAATCAAAAAATAA
- a CDS encoding ABC transporter ATP-binding protein: MLTVNGINVYYGAIHAIKDVSFHVDEGEIVTLIGANGAGKTTILHTISGLLRAKTGEIKFQNQSINKIEPHEILKMGIAHVPEGRRIFAQMTVLENLQMGAYTRNNKEETNNMIEMVFEKFPRLKERINQLAGTMSGGEQQMLAIGRALMSKPKLLLMDEPSMGLAPILVQEIFNIIQEINAAGTTILLVEQNANMALSIANRAYVLETGKVVLEGNAKELLGNENVRKAYLG, from the coding sequence ATGCTAACAGTAAATGGAATCAATGTATATTATGGAGCAATACATGCTATTAAAGACGTTTCTTTTCATGTTGATGAAGGAGAAATCGTAACTTTAATTGGTGCCAATGGCGCAGGTAAGACCACAATTCTTCATACAATTTCCGGATTGTTAAGGGCAAAAACCGGAGAAATTAAATTTCAAAATCAATCGATCAATAAAATTGAACCCCATGAAATATTAAAAATGGGAATTGCTCATGTACCAGAAGGACGAAGAATTTTTGCACAAATGACTGTATTGGAAAATTTGCAAATGGGCGCTTATACCAGAAATAATAAAGAAGAAACAAATAATATGATTGAAATGGTGTTTGAAAAGTTTCCTCGCTTAAAAGAAAGGATTAATCAGTTGGCAGGTACCATGAGTGGTGGAGAACAACAGATGCTTGCCATTGGCAGAGCATTGATGTCTAAGCCAAAACTTTTATTAATGGATGAGCCTTCAATGGGATTGGCACCTATTTTAGTTCAGGAAATTTTTAATATCATTCAGGAGATCAATGCAGCCGGAACTACCATATTACTGGTTGAGCAAAATGCCAATATGGCTTTATCCATTGCTAACAGGGCTTATGTTCTCGAAACCGGAAAAGTCGTTTTAGAAGGAAATGCTAAAGAACTTCTTGGAAATGAAAATGTTAGAAAAGCTTATTTAGGCTAA
- a CDS encoding ABC transporter ATP-binding protein, giving the protein MALLETKDLGITFGGLRAVGDFNIKIEEQQLMGLIGPNGAGKTTVFNLLTGVYLPTEGIINLDGENIVGKKPYEIVQKGISRTFQNIRLFKDLSVIDNVKMAFHHKMKYSIGAGIFRLPSYWKEEKEIHEKALELLKLFDMDQAAYLTAKNLPYGQQRKLEIARALAADPKLLLLDEPAAGMNPNETKELMETIHFIRDKFKIAILLIEHDMSLVMGICEKIVVIDYGMIIATGTPEEIKKNKKVIGAYLGE; this is encoded by the coding sequence ATGGCATTGCTAGAAACTAAGGACTTAGGGATTACTTTTGGTGGATTAAGAGCAGTTGGAGATTTTAACATAAAGATTGAAGAACAGCAACTTATGGGGCTAATTGGACCTAATGGTGCCGGAAAAACTACTGTTTTTAATTTACTTACAGGAGTATATCTTCCAACAGAAGGCATTATTAATCTAGATGGGGAGAATATTGTCGGGAAAAAGCCTTATGAAATCGTACAGAAGGGTATTTCAAGGACATTTCAGAACATAAGATTGTTTAAAGATTTGTCCGTTATTGACAATGTTAAGATGGCCTTCCATCATAAGATGAAATACTCAATTGGTGCGGGGATATTTAGACTGCCTTCATATTGGAAGGAAGAAAAGGAAATTCACGAAAAAGCATTAGAATTATTAAAACTTTTTGATATGGATCAAGCAGCCTATCTAACAGCAAAAAATCTTCCTTATGGCCAGCAAAGAAAATTAGAAATTGCAAGAGCTTTAGCGGCAGATCCTAAATTGCTGTTACTTGACGAGCCTGCAGCAGGAATGAATCCTAATGAAACAAAAGAGTTAATGGAAACCATTCATTTTATTCGAGACAAATTTAAAATAGCCATACTGCTTATTGAGCATGATATGAGTTTGGTTATGGGAATTTGTGAAAAAATAGTTGTAATTGATTATGGAATGATTATTGCAACTGGTACTCCTGAGGAAATCAAGAAAAATAAGAAAGTTATCGGGGCTTACTTAGGAGAGTAG